A genomic window from Sphingobacterium spiritivorum includes:
- the glmS gene encoding glutamine--fructose-6-phosphate transaminase (isomerizing) has translation MCGIVGYVGDQHAYPIIIKGLKRLEYRGYDSAGIALHQQTKLGVYKKKGKVAELEEEALGKDISGTIGIGHTRWATHGEPSDRNSHPHVSSSGKLALVHNGIIENYAQIKSELIKKGYEFHSDTDSEVLLNFIEDIRINNECSLEEAIRIALKRVVGAYVILVIDEDDPNTIIAARKGSPLVIGIGKGAHYLASDASPMLEYTKEVVYINDYELAIVRPDELILKNLGNERITPYVQKLDLELSAIEKGGFEHFMIKEIFEQPQTIYDCLRGRLDLVQMDIHMKGIEEQAEALIRAPRIIILACGTSWHAGLVAEYIIEELCRINVEVEYASEFRYRNPIINPGDVIIAISQSGETADTLVAIETAKSKGAIILGVVNVVGSSIARVSHAGAYTHAGPEIGVASTKAFTAQLTVLTMMALKIAKIKGTITDERFAKLLIELNAVPQKVSDVLKNHTDIERLAEKLTSAKGFLYLGRGYNFPIALEGALKLKEITYLHAEGYPAAEMKHGPIALVDEHLPVVFVATKDAYHEKIVSNMQEIRARKGRVFSVITEGDVISPALSEEVMIVPEADEIIAPILSVIPLQLLSYYLGVLKGLDVDKPRNLAKSVTVE, from the coding sequence ATGTGTGGAATTGTAGGATACGTAGGCGATCAGCATGCCTACCCCATTATTATTAAAGGGCTGAAGCGACTGGAATACCGAGGGTATGACAGCGCAGGAATTGCACTGCACCAGCAAACAAAGCTGGGGGTGTATAAGAAAAAAGGAAAAGTAGCCGAACTCGAAGAAGAGGCACTTGGTAAAGATATCAGCGGCACGATCGGAATAGGGCATACCCGTTGGGCAACCCACGGTGAGCCGTCAGACCGCAATTCGCATCCCCATGTGTCCTCTTCAGGAAAACTGGCTTTGGTGCATAACGGGATTATCGAGAATTATGCGCAGATCAAATCTGAACTGATCAAAAAAGGCTATGAATTTCATAGTGATACCGATTCAGAAGTGTTGCTCAACTTTATCGAAGATATCCGGATCAATAACGAATGTTCTCTGGAAGAAGCTATCCGTATTGCGCTGAAAAGAGTAGTAGGTGCATATGTGATTCTCGTCATCGATGAGGATGACCCCAATACGATTATTGCTGCCCGCAAGGGAAGTCCTTTGGTTATTGGTATTGGCAAAGGCGCACATTATCTGGCTTCAGATGCTTCTCCGATGTTGGAATACACCAAAGAAGTGGTTTATATCAACGACTATGAGCTTGCTATTGTAAGACCAGACGAGCTGATCCTCAAAAATCTGGGCAACGAGCGGATCACTCCCTATGTTCAAAAACTTGATCTGGAACTTTCGGCTATTGAAAAAGGTGGATTTGAACATTTCATGATCAAAGAAATATTTGAACAGCCGCAAACGATCTATGACTGCCTGAGAGGCCGTCTGGATCTGGTACAGATGGATATTCATATGAAAGGGATCGAGGAGCAGGCAGAGGCACTGATCCGGGCTCCCCGTATTATTATATTAGCCTGCGGTACCAGCTGGCACGCCGGACTGGTTGCTGAATATATTATTGAAGAACTCTGCCGGATAAATGTTGAAGTCGAATATGCTTCAGAATTCAGATACCGTAATCCCATTATTAATCCGGGGGATGTTATTATTGCTATTTCCCAAAGCGGTGAGACCGCCGATACGCTGGTCGCTATAGAGACCGCTAAATCCAAAGGAGCGATTATTCTGGGTGTAGTCAATGTAGTAGGATCATCGATCGCAAGAGTATCACACGCAGGAGCGTATACACACGCCGGTCCGGAGATCGGTGTAGCCAGTACAAAAGCTTTTACAGCTCAGCTTACTGTGCTCACTATGATGGCACTCAAGATTGCTAAAATAAAAGGGACAATCACTGATGAGCGGTTTGCGAAACTGCTTATAGAACTGAATGCTGTACCGCAGAAAGTCAGTGATGTGCTGAAGAACCATACCGACATAGAGCGTCTTGCCGAAAAACTTACTTCGGCTAAGGGCTTTTTGTACCTGGGACGCGGATACAATTTTCCTATAGCACTCGAAGGAGCATTAAAACTCAAAGAAATCACCTATCTGCATGCTGAAGGGTATCCTGCAGCAGAAATGAAGCATGGGCCGATCGCATTGGTAGATGAACACCTTCCTGTCGTATTTGTGGCTACTAAAGATGCTTATCATGAAAAGATCGTGAGTAATATGCAGGAAATACGTGCACGTAAAGGAAGAGTATTTTCTGTCATTACCGAGGGAGATGTGATCTCACCAGCATTATCTGAAGAGGTCATGATCGTGCCGGAGGCAGATGAGATTATTGCACCTATACTCTCCGTAATCCCATTGCAGTTACTTTCCTACTATCTGGGAGTGCTAAAAGGTCTCGATGTAGATAAACCACGTAATCTTGCCAAATCAGTAACAGTAGAATAA
- a CDS encoding phosphocholine-specific phospholipase C, whose translation MESRREFIRKSILFSGAAGLATVMPASIQRALAIDPDPGSTYLDAEHVVILMQENRSFDHTLGSLSGVRGFNDPRVVTLPDQNPVWFQTDHLGKTYAPFRLNLMGSKVTWIGSLPHSRASQVDAFNGGKYDQWLTSKRSGNKKYADMPLTLGYYSREDLPFHYSLADAFTVCDQNFCSGMTSTTPNRSFFWTGKITQELDGMQKVNIRNDDYAYGKHTWKTFPELLEENKVAWKFYQNETSCGGGFVGKERSWLSNFGCNLLEFFEAYRVKFKDSYLDNLRKQVEKLPGEIGKLEEASPSSSEESARIRESLKNKQEALNKAEEELKMYSAEQYNKLSAFEKSLNQRAFVTNKEDADFRSLEKLTFNENGKLREVEVPKGDILHQFRADVTAGKLPAVSWLAGPQNFSDHPSAPWYGAWYVSEVLDILTQNPEVWKKTIFIITYDENDGYYDHIPPFSIPDNNKPETGKCSAGIDTEIEHVRLENELKQGIPKKQAREAPVGLGFRVPMYIVSPWSRGGKVCSQVFDHTSSLQFLEKFINAKYNKSIHLDNISAWRRTICGDLTSAFTPFESSKDQLPFLNRNQYIENIYNAQFKEDPSGFEELTKAEIKAVQQKHTISKFNRLQEKGQRKSAALPYQFDVFGKVADGQFTMHMEVSTAIFGPRTAGVPLTVYAPGKYIQRKGEEPEICRNWNFAVKASDRLDYQWPVASFEDNKYALRVHGPNGFYRSFSGEHSDPQLLVKIVPEQKSMTKSATGNAVVLIENLGDSPLRVHLLSKNYKDVNIDREIKGKTEVQIALDLSSSGSWYDLKLTLPDYKNFERHMAGRIESGKETVTDPLLS comes from the coding sequence ATGGAAAGCAGAAGAGAATTTATCCGAAAGTCCATCCTTTTCTCGGGAGCAGCAGGTCTTGCAACCGTTATGCCCGCATCTATTCAAAGAGCACTTGCAATTGATCCGGATCCCGGCAGCACATATCTGGATGCGGAACATGTAGTTATTCTCATGCAGGAAAACCGGTCTTTTGATCATACACTTGGAAGTCTTTCAGGTGTTCGCGGGTTCAATGATCCGCGGGTGGTAACACTTCCTGATCAGAATCCGGTCTGGTTTCAGACAGATCACTTAGGAAAGACCTATGCACCGTTTCGGTTGAATCTTATGGGTAGCAAAGTGACCTGGATAGGTTCCCTACCACATTCCAGAGCCAGTCAGGTAGATGCCTTTAACGGTGGTAAGTATGACCAGTGGCTGACATCAAAAAGATCCGGAAATAAGAAGTATGCGGATATGCCGTTGACACTGGGGTATTATTCCCGCGAAGACCTTCCTTTTCATTATTCACTAGCCGATGCATTTACAGTCTGTGATCAGAATTTCTGTTCAGGCATGACCAGTACCACTCCAAACCGTTCTTTTTTCTGGACCGGAAAGATTACACAGGAGCTTGATGGTATGCAAAAAGTAAATATCCGCAATGATGATTATGCTTACGGCAAGCATACATGGAAAACATTTCCGGAGCTATTGGAAGAAAATAAAGTAGCATGGAAATTTTATCAGAACGAAACAAGTTGTGGGGGAGGTTTTGTAGGAAAAGAACGCTCGTGGTTATCTAATTTTGGTTGTAACCTTTTAGAATTTTTTGAAGCATACCGAGTCAAATTTAAGGATTCTTATCTTGATAATTTAAGGAAGCAGGTGGAAAAGTTACCGGGCGAAATAGGTAAACTGGAAGAGGCCAGTCCTTCTTCTTCGGAAGAATCTGCACGGATAAGAGAAAGTCTGAAGAACAAGCAGGAGGCTTTAAATAAAGCTGAAGAAGAGTTAAAAATGTATAGTGCTGAGCAGTATAACAAGCTAAGCGCATTTGAAAAATCCCTGAATCAGCGTGCATTTGTCACAAATAAGGAAGATGCAGACTTTCGTTCATTAGAAAAGCTGACCTTTAATGAAAATGGAAAATTACGGGAGGTAGAAGTGCCAAAAGGAGATATCCTGCATCAGTTCAGGGCAGATGTTACAGCCGGTAAACTGCCGGCAGTCTCCTGGCTGGCAGGGCCGCAGAATTTTTCTGATCATCCGAGTGCACCCTGGTACGGAGCCTGGTATGTGTCCGAAGTGCTGGATATTCTGACCCAAAATCCAGAAGTCTGGAAGAAAACTATTTTTATTATCACCTACGATGAGAACGACGGATATTACGATCATATTCCGCCTTTTTCAATTCCGGATAACAATAAACCTGAAACCGGTAAATGCTCTGCCGGAATAGATACAGAAATTGAACATGTACGTCTGGAAAATGAACTGAAACAGGGAATTCCTAAAAAACAAGCCAGAGAAGCTCCTGTAGGATTAGGATTTAGAGTGCCGATGTATATTGTCTCTCCCTGGAGCCGGGGAGGTAAGGTCTGCTCGCAGGTATTTGATCATACCTCTTCACTGCAGTTCCTTGAAAAATTCATTAACGCCAAATACAATAAGTCCATCCACCTGGATAATATCAGTGCATGGAGAAGAACCATATGTGGTGACCTGACATCTGCGTTTACGCCTTTTGAATCATCAAAAGATCAGCTTCCGTTTCTAAACAGAAACCAATACATTGAAAATATCTACAATGCACAGTTTAAAGAGGATCCTTCAGGGTTTGAGGAATTGACAAAAGCCGAAATCAAAGCAGTTCAGCAAAAACATACCATAAGTAAATTTAACCGTCTTCAGGAGAAAGGACAGCGAAAATCTGCGGCTCTTCCCTATCAGTTTGACGTATTCGGGAAAGTCGCCGACGGGCAGTTTACGATGCATATGGAAGTTTCTACAGCTATTTTCGGTCCACGTACAGCAGGTGTACCGCTTACCGTATATGCGCCCGGAAAATATATACAGCGCAAAGGAGAGGAGCCTGAAATCTGCAGAAACTGGAACTTTGCTGTTAAAGCCAGCGACCGTCTGGATTATCAATGGCCTGTGGCTTCATTCGAAGACAATAAATATGCACTACGTGTACACGGACCAAATGGCTTTTACAGATCATTTTCCGGTGAACACTCTGATCCACAATTGCTGGTAAAGATCGTTCCAGAGCAGAAAAGTATGACAAAATCAGCGACAGGCAATGCTGTAGTACTGATTGAAAACCTGGGGGATAGTCCTTTACGTGTACATCTGCTATCCAAAAATTATAAGGATGTAAATATAGACAGAGAGATCAAAGGTAAGACCGAAGTTCAGATTGCTCTGGATCTTTCCTCATCCGGAAGCTGGTACGATCTGAAACTCACGTTGCCTGATTATAAAAACTTTGAACGTCATATGGCCGGACGTATTGAATCCGGGAAAGAAACAGTAACGGATCCATTATTATCCTGA
- a CDS encoding Nramp family divalent metal transporter: MHDDPQHKSLADIHESVDVTKGKTKWKRVLSFFGPAYLISVGYMDPGNWATDLAGGSQFGYTLIWVLLMSNIMALLLQSLCARLGIVRGKDLAQCNRETYPKRMNFALYVLAEIAIAACDLAEVLGMAIGLNLLFGIDLLWGVLISFADTFLLLYLQKLGMRKMELFIIGLISMIGMCFMVEMFFAKPDFTEVAKGFIPSIPNSAALYISIGIIGATVMPHNLYLHSALVQTRKIPRDSLSIKKALKYNFFDSAIALNLAFFVNAAILILAAAVFHKNGMHQVADLEDAYHLLGTTLGTEWASKLFAVALILAGQSSTVTGTLAGQIVMEGYLRLRISPVLRRVITRLLAIVPAVLVILIAGEGQVGSLLIFSQVLLSMQLAFAVVPLIHFVSDRKKMGEFVIKPYVRIMAWTIAIVIAVLNFQLVYEEVRGWIEELDNIWWTIALISGSIGLAVLLLMTFFYPIWHKRRPTTVEVHPPFEELVFRDVNPFHHIVVALDFSFSDTKVVEYALQLSDKNTRFVLVHIVESASVKYTGGESGDYESRKDLERLMKYVGFFKEKGYAVEYELGYNNRVKAIADICLAHDSDLLIVGSHGHTGVKDFVFGETVNKLRHAVKIPVFIAQ, from the coding sequence ATGCATGATGATCCGCAACATAAATCTTTAGCCGATATCCACGAAAGTGTGGACGTGACAAAAGGCAAAACCAAGTGGAAACGAGTTCTTAGTTTTTTCGGTCCGGCTTATCTGATCAGCGTCGGATATATGGATCCCGGCAACTGGGCTACAGATCTGGCCGGAGGAAGCCAGTTTGGATATACACTCATCTGGGTCTTACTGATGAGCAATATCATGGCCTTATTGCTGCAGAGTCTCTGTGCAAGACTCGGGATCGTGCGTGGAAAGGATCTCGCACAGTGTAATCGGGAGACTTATCCCAAAAGAATGAATTTTGCTCTTTACGTACTGGCCGAAATTGCGATTGCAGCATGTGATCTGGCGGAAGTGCTGGGGATGGCAATAGGGCTAAATTTGCTTTTTGGTATCGATCTGTTATGGGGAGTATTGATCAGTTTTGCGGATACCTTTCTGCTGCTGTACCTTCAGAAACTGGGGATGCGCAAGATGGAGCTCTTTATTATCGGCCTGATATCCATGATCGGGATGTGTTTTATGGTCGAAATGTTCTTTGCCAAACCGGATTTTACGGAAGTCGCCAAAGGATTTATTCCCAGTATTCCCAATAGCGCAGCACTATATATCAGTATAGGTATTATCGGAGCCACAGTAATGCCTCATAATCTCTATCTGCATTCGGCACTTGTACAGACGCGTAAGATACCGAGGGACAGCCTGTCAATAAAGAAAGCATTAAAGTATAATTTTTTCGATAGTGCTATTGCACTTAATCTGGCTTTCTTCGTTAATGCCGCAATACTGATTCTGGCCGCTGCTGTATTCCATAAAAATGGGATGCATCAGGTTGCGGATCTGGAAGATGCCTATCACCTTCTGGGAACAACATTAGGGACAGAGTGGGCGTCCAAATTATTTGCAGTTGCACTTATTCTGGCAGGGCAGAGTTCTACCGTGACCGGTACACTCGCGGGGCAGATTGTAATGGAAGGGTATCTACGGCTGCGGATCAGTCCGGTACTCAGACGTGTTATCACGAGATTACTGGCTATTGTGCCGGCCGTGCTGGTTATTCTCATCGCAGGAGAAGGACAGGTCGGCTCGTTGCTGATCTTTAGTCAGGTATTATTAAGTATGCAGCTGGCGTTTGCAGTCGTACCGCTGATTCATTTTGTGAGTGACCGGAAAAAGATGGGCGAATTTGTAATCAAGCCCTATGTGCGGATAATGGCCTGGACTATTGCAATAGTAATTGCTGTTCTCAATTTTCAACTGGTCTATGAAGAAGTAAGAGGATGGATTGAAGAACTGGATAATATCTGGTGGACCATTGCCCTTATCTCCGGAAGTATAGGATTAGCCGTATTATTACTGATGACGTTCTTTTATCCGATATGGCATAAACGCAGACCTACCACAGTAGAAGTACATCCTCCGTTTGAGGAACTCGTGTTTAGAGACGTTAATCCTTTTCATCATATTGTGGTTGCTCTGGATTTCTCTTTTTCAGATACCAAAGTAGTGGAATATGCTCTGCAGCTGTCCGATAAAAATACCCGTTTTGTATTGGTGCATATTGTTGAAAGTGCATCTGTGAAATATACGGGAGGAGAATCCGGAGACTATGAATCGCGGAAAGATCTGGAACGTCTGATGAAATACGTCGGGTTCTTTAAAGAGAAAGGATATGCTGTGGAATATGAACTGGGATATAATAATCGGGTGAAAGCTATTGCAGATATTTGCCTGGCACACGATAGCGATCTGCTCATTGTAGGAAGTCACGGACATACGGGAGTAAAGGATTTTGTATTCGGAGAGACCGTAAATAAGCTGCGGCATGCTGTCAAAATTCCTGTTTTTATTGCACAATAA
- a CDS encoding YqaE/Pmp3 family membrane protein yields MILIAVLLPWLSFFLRGKIFSGILCLILQCTLIGWLPAAIWAVASRVDGKNEARIRSMQRNFNRTNR; encoded by the coding sequence ATGATTTTAATAGCCGTATTGTTGCCCTGGCTTTCTTTTTTTCTGAGAGGGAAGATCTTTTCAGGTATATTATGCCTGATCCTGCAATGTACATTGATCGGTTGGCTACCCGCAGCAATCTGGGCAGTAGCTTCGCGTGTAGATGGTAAAAATGAGGCGCGAATCCGCTCTATGCAACGTAATTTTAACAGAACCAATCGCTGA
- a CDS encoding HAD family hydrolase, producing the protein MSQYAVIFDMDGVICHTNPYHAKAFEAFFNKYNIESSEQEFQDHMYGKHNSYIMSYFFKRPVEGEELLRLEFEKEDMFRQIYKSEITPIARFPEFLNELKQEGFKTAVATSAPKANMDLIVEGLQFAPKMESMLSSENVTKHKPDPQVYLLTAERLGVDPSQCLVFEDSYSGISAALNAGMKVVGVLSSHTREQLPPCDAYISDYTEITAQKVKELINS; encoded by the coding sequence ATGAGTCAATATGCCGTAATTTTTGATATGGATGGTGTCATTTGTCACACAAATCCCTATCATGCTAAAGCCTTCGAGGCATTTTTTAACAAATATAATATCGAAAGCAGCGAACAGGAATTTCAGGATCATATGTATGGCAAACATAACAGCTATATTATGAGCTATTTTTTCAAAAGACCTGTAGAAGGAGAAGAACTTCTGCGTCTTGAATTTGAAAAAGAAGATATGTTCAGACAGATTTATAAGTCTGAGATTACACCGATCGCACGATTTCCTGAATTTCTGAATGAACTGAAACAGGAAGGTTTCAAAACTGCTGTAGCCACTTCGGCTCCTAAAGCCAATATGGATCTTATCGTGGAAGGATTGCAATTCGCCCCAAAAATGGAATCTATGCTTTCCAGTGAAAATGTAACTAAACACAAGCCCGATCCGCAGGTGTATCTGTTAACTGCCGAGAGATTAGGTGTAGATCCTTCGCAATGTCTGGTGTTTGAAGATTCCTATTCCGGTATTTCTGCAGCTTTGAATGCAGGCATGAAAGTAGTCGGCGTATTGAGTTCACATACGCGCGAGCAGTTGCCTCCTTGTGATGCATACATCTCTGATTATACCGAAATAACAGCTCAGAAAGTAAAAGAGCTGATCAACAGCTGA
- a CDS encoding SDR family oxidoreductase gives MKISLIGKTAMVGGSTSGIGKAIAIALADCGAHVILVARNEEKLKAVQDILDTTHGQQHDHLVVDFSLFDQAKERIAAFFSGRKVDILVNNTNGPSAGGIKEKAAEDYQQAFELLFQYAVYTTLQALPHMEANQFGRIINVSSMTVKEPQDTLVLSNTMRTALVSWSKSLSRAVAAHQITVNTVLTGYFDTDRLNSLMEMQAGKMQLSFEEVKAKRIDAIPMKRLGKPEEYASLVTFLASDHAAYLTGTAIQLDGGLMTGML, from the coding sequence ATGAAAATATCACTGATTGGAAAAACGGCTATGGTAGGGGGAAGCACCTCCGGTATTGGTAAAGCAATTGCGATCGCATTGGCAGATTGCGGTGCTCATGTCATTCTTGTCGCCCGAAATGAAGAAAAATTAAAAGCGGTACAGGATATACTGGATACGACACATGGGCAACAGCATGATCACCTTGTTGTGGATTTCAGTTTATTTGATCAGGCGAAAGAAAGGATTGCCGCCTTCTTTTCAGGTAGAAAGGTAGATATTCTGGTCAACAATACAAATGGCCCTTCAGCAGGTGGAATTAAGGAAAAAGCAGCCGAAGATTATCAGCAGGCTTTTGAGTTGCTATTTCAGTATGCAGTGTATACCACACTTCAGGCGTTACCTCATATGGAAGCAAACCAGTTTGGACGTATTATCAATGTGTCTTCCATGACTGTGAAGGAGCCGCAGGATACACTTGTACTTTCCAATACTATGCGTACAGCACTTGTCAGCTGGAGTAAATCACTTTCGAGAGCAGTTGCTGCTCATCAAATTACAGTGAATACGGTTTTGACCGGTTATTTTGATACAGATAGGTTAAATAGTCTTATGGAGATGCAGGCTGGGAAGATGCAGTTAAGTTTTGAAGAAGTGAAAGCCAAAAGAATAGATGCTATTCCAATGAAACGTCTGGGTAAGCCCGAAGAATATGCCTCACTGGTCACTTTTTTAGCGTCAGATCATGCCGCCTATCTGACAGGTACAGCCATTCAGCTGGACGGAGGATTAATGACAGGAATGTTGTAG
- a CDS encoding sulfite exporter TauE/SafE family protein, protein MQEAFDLLHAPYHWVLYFFCAMLIGMSKTGVQNIGTLAVPLFAFLFGARYSTGIVLILLCMADLIAVIYYRKQFRWSEIKGMLPAAFVGLLGGLFLANNMDDQLFRILMGICILSGVGIMIWMEKSKSVSNVAEKSWYAPLFGFIAGFSTMIGNAAGPALSVYLLSRKLPKYAFVATGAWFIMILNYTKIPLQLFVWHNLSWAGIILNVLAIPFILLGGYLGIRIIKVIPEKQFRILVMALVAVSALLLIIL, encoded by the coding sequence ATGCAGGAAGCTTTTGACCTGCTGCACGCTCCATATCATTGGGTATTGTACTTCTTTTGTGCGATGCTCATCGGAATGTCCAAGACAGGTGTACAGAATATAGGTACACTTGCTGTACCCCTGTTTGCTTTTCTGTTCGGAGCCCGCTATTCTACGGGAATTGTACTCATATTACTTTGTATGGCCGATCTGATTGCAGTGATCTATTACAGAAAGCAATTCCGCTGGTCTGAGATCAAAGGAATGTTGCCTGCTGCTTTTGTAGGGTTATTGGGTGGTTTGTTTCTGGCCAATAATATGGATGACCAGTTATTCCGCATATTAATGGGAATCTGTATTCTGAGCGGTGTAGGTATTATGATCTGGATGGAAAAGAGTAAATCGGTCTCTAATGTGGCAGAAAAGAGCTGGTACGCCCCGCTATTTGGATTTATTGCGGGATTTTCAACCATGATCGGAAATGCTGCAGGACCAGCCTTATCGGTATATCTGCTGTCACGAAAATTACCTAAATACGCATTTGTCGCTACCGGCGCCTGGTTTATTATGATATTAAACTATACCAAGATTCCCTTACAATTATTTGTGTGGCACAATCTTTCCTGGGCAGGGATTATTCTGAACGTGCTCGCTATTCCTTTTATTCTGTTAGGCGGCTATCTGGGTATCCGTATTATAAAAGTAATTCCGGAAAAACAATTCCGGATACTGGTCATGGCTTTAGTAGCTGTTTCTGCCCTGCTGCTGATCATATTGTAA
- a CDS encoding DUF4954 family protein: MTKIQKGQLSNLGQQFIKAEYLAPGQDEYELRYEQLPRSDRFRHLTQEQIETLRSNGNTADNWSNILVTNHFIPEQIRGCRFYGLNRIGDMEPIYLDYRELRLPTGIYHSTIVSCDIGNHVAIHEVSYMSYFIIADEVILSNIDEMQTSSKAKFGNGILRAGESPDVRVALELRNENGGRKVWPFDGMLLSDAYLWTRHRDDEIFQSKLEQMTNARHTSKRGTYSTIDTGTVIKNCQVIKDVRIGGQAYIKGVNKLKNVTIHSSETAPTQIGEGCELVNGIIGEGCRIFYGVKAVRFILAAHSQLKYGARLINSFLGENSTISCCEVLNSLIFPAHEQHHNNSFLCASLIMGQSNMAAGATVGSNHNSRSPDGEIVAGRGFWPGLCVSLKHNSRFASYTLIVKGDFLYEMDIRIPFSLVSNHTTEDRLIIVPGYWFLHNMYALARNPSKYEARDKRSEKKQYYEYDILAPDTVNELFESLQIMKTAVAKAYYSTEILADQEAILRGAEILESDADISHLDILLDHFENSKRKVQLMKVRQGYKLFKKLIRYYGASALAAYSDQMEYTLQLLQQEVSWEREDWVNIGGQLIPASRYKELIHQLKTDQLNSWDEVHAYYFAQSDQYQQDKIIHAVSALAELNNLKVSEITKEHLIVLFEEALEIKQWITEEIYQTRAKDYENSFRMMVYESREEMDKVVGALENNSFIRQQKEEFKYYHQRIADKIAQLKS; encoded by the coding sequence ATGACTAAAATACAAAAAGGTCAGCTTTCCAACCTGGGACAACAATTTATAAAAGCCGAATATCTGGCACCCGGACAGGACGAATATGAACTACGTTATGAACAATTACCACGCAGTGACCGGTTTCGTCATCTGACGCAAGAGCAGATCGAAACCCTGCGCAGCAATGGTAATACCGCTGATAACTGGTCCAATATTCTGGTTACAAATCATTTTATTCCGGAACAGATTCGCGGATGCAGATTCTACGGATTGAATCGTATCGGAGATATGGAACCGATTTATCTGGATTATCGGGAATTGCGTCTGCCCACAGGGATCTATCATTCTACCATAGTCAGTTGTGATATTGGTAATCATGTAGCCATTCATGAAGTGTCCTATATGTCTTATTTTATTATTGCAGATGAGGTCATCCTTTCCAATATCGATGAAATGCAAACCAGTTCAAAAGCAAAGTTTGGGAATGGTATTCTGCGTGCCGGGGAGTCTCCTGATGTACGCGTCGCATTAGAACTTCGCAATGAAAACGGCGGGCGTAAAGTATGGCCGTTTGACGGAATGTTGTTAAGTGATGCCTATTTATGGACACGTCACAGGGATGATGAAATCTTTCAGTCCAAACTGGAGCAAATGACCAATGCACGCCATACTTCCAAAAGGGGTACATACAGTACAATTGATACCGGTACAGTTATCAAAAACTGTCAGGTTATTAAAGACGTCAGAATTGGCGGGCAGGCGTACATCAAAGGAGTCAATAAATTAAAAAATGTTACTATTCATTCTTCAGAGACCGCACCTACACAGATCGGAGAGGGCTGTGAGCTGGTCAACGGAATTATCGGAGAGGGCTGCAGGATCTTCTATGGTGTCAAAGCAGTGCGGTTTATTCTGGCGGCACATTCCCAGTTAAAATACGGTGCCAGGCTCATCAATTCATTTTTAGGTGAAAATTCCACAATTTCCTGTTGTGAAGTGTTGAATTCCCTGATCTTTCCGGCACATGAGCAACATCATAACAATTCATTCCTCTGCGCATCCCTGATTATGGGACAAAGTAATATGGCGGCAGGCGCCACAGTAGGTTCCAATCACAATTCCCGTTCACCGGACGGAGAGATTGTTGCCGGAAGAGGATTCTGGCCCGGACTGTGCGTGAGTCTTAAACACAATTCCCGTTTTGCATCTTATACCCTTATTGTAAAGGGAGACTTTCTGTATGAGATGGATATCCGTATCCCATTCTCACTGGTGAGTAACCATACCACAGAAGATCGTCTTATTATTGTACCCGGATACTGGTTTTTACATAACATGTATGCTTTAGCACGCAATCCGAGTAAATATGAAGCCAGAGATAAGCGATCAGAAAAGAAACAATATTATGAATACGACATTCTGGCACCTGACACCGTCAATGAACTTTTTGAGTCATTGCAGATCATGAAAACAGCTGTAGCAAAAGCGTATTATTCTACTGAAATATTAGCTGATCAGGAAGCGATACTGCGGGGAGCAGAAATCTTAGAGTCAGACGCAGATATCAGTCATCTGGATATTCTGCTGGACCATTTTGAAAATTCCAAACGCAAGGTTCAGCTTATGAAAGTAAGACAGGGGTATAAGCTGTTCAAAAAACTGATCCGCTATTACGGAGCCTCAGCATTAGCAGCATACAGTGATCAGATGGAATATACACTTCAGCTGCTTCAGCAGGAAGTATCATGGGAAAGAGAAGACTGGGTAAATATCGGGGGACAATTGATTCCGGCATCCAGATATAAGGAACTGATCCATCAGCTCAAAACTGATCAGCTCAATTCCTGGGATGAAGTCCATGCCTATTACTTTGCACAAAGCGACCAGTATCAGCAGGATAAAATCATACATGCAGTGTCAGCATTGGCCGAACTGAATAATCTGAAAGTTTCTGAAATCACAAAGGAACATTTGATTGTTTTATTTGAAGAAGCGTTGGAAATCAAACAATGGATCACGGAGGAGATTTATCAGACAAGGGCTAAGGATTATGAGAATTCATTCCGGATGATGGTTTATGAGTCCAGAGAGGAAATGGACAAAGTAGTGGGAGCTTTGGAAAACAATAGTTTTATCAGGCAACAGAAAGAAGAGTTTAAGTATTACCATCAGCGCATTGCAGATAAGATAGCACAGCTAAAATCCTGA